A genomic stretch from Narcine bancroftii isolate sNarBan1 chromosome 9, sNarBan1.hap1, whole genome shotgun sequence includes:
- the LOC138742764 gene encoding uncharacterized protein, protein MAEEPSNNRRKMGGDVTLPAPREGALPPVKEATGTLSSAGSRTQAAGSRSRCGSASKPPQVGHPRDPAGGKSASQTGQETRIQNKGIPSLPRRTDSDTRTEGKTSSSANQHGQGGYPNLEKIGQARIAEIERETRGQRDNPEWFNQRRYRITATAAHKISRCKFVNGRSDEVPQSYLKPIVGQGSNVMTPAMKWGIDHEPHAITEYQKIKSKQEGQEIEVQPCGLFIDPAKNWLAASPDGLVVDKATKRPLGLLEVKCPYKHRNHSIAKACEDKDFCLESKNELHLKKQHPYFTQMQCQMAVTGMRKADLVVYTSCDTAVVPVDYDEHFWLDAVDKLEDFYIRAVLPEKQKGNTVWAREK, encoded by the coding sequence ATGGCGGAAGAGCCTTCAAATAACCGGAGGAAGATGGGAGGTGACGTGACCCTGCCGGCACCTCGGGAAGGAGCACTACCTCCGGTTAAAGAAGCCACTGGCACATTGTCCTCCGCGGGATCCAGGACCCAGGCAGCGGGCTCAAGATCTAGGTGTGGCAGTGCCTCCAAGCCACCACAAGTGGGCCACCCCAGAGACCCCGCAGGGGGGAAATCTGCCAGCCAGACCGGCCAGGAAACAAGGATTCAGAACAAAGGCATCCCATCGCTCCCTAGAAGAACTGACTCTGACACCAGGACAGAGGGCAAAACTTCGAGCTCTGCAAACCAGCATGGCCAAGGGGGGTACCCCAACCTGGAGAAGATTGGCCAAGCGAGGATAGCAGAGATTGAAAGGGAGACCCGGGGGCAGAGGGACAACCCAGAATGGTTTAACCAGCGCAGATACCGGATCACAGCGACCGCGGCCCACAAAATCTCCCGCTGCAAGTTTGTCAATGGGAGAAGTGATGAGGTCCCCCAGTCCTACCTGAAGCCCATTGTGGGCCAGGGTTCCAACGTGATGACTCCTGCTATGAAATGGGGCATTGATCATGAACCACATGCCATCACAGAGTACCAGAAGATCAAGTCTAAGCAGGAAGGACAAGAGATTGAAGTCCAACCCTGTGGCTTGTTCATTGACCCAGCCAAGAACTGGCTGGCAGCGAGTCCTGATGGGCTAGTGGTTGACAAGGCCACAAAGAGACCCCTGGGCCTGTTGGAGGTGAAGTGTCCGTACAAGCACCGGAATCACAGCATCGCCAAGGCTTGCGAAGACAAAGACTTCTGCTTGGAGAGCAAGAACGAGCTCCATCTGAAGAAGCAACACCCCTACTTCACCCAGATGCAGTGCCAGATGGCAGTCACTGGGATGAGAAAGGCCGACTTGGTGGTTTACACCAGCTGCGACACTGCCGTAGTCCCCGTGGACTATGATGAACACTTTTGGCTTGATGCTGTGGACAAGCTGGAAGATTTCTACATCCGAGCTGTCTTGCCGGAAAAACAGAAAGGCAACACAGTGTGGGCAAGGGAAAAGTAG